The Streptomyces sp. HSG2 genome has a segment encoding these proteins:
- a CDS encoding serine hydrolase domain-containing protein — MRRRTLTRTVVLSALLGSLLLSPAAVAASARAGSAPSASPTGAARWTGATDPGPGVEALRRALAELPDDDVSAALIRVGGDVEWRGTAGVRDRRTGAPALSHARFRAGSTTKTVTAALVLSLVEEGRIDLDAPITRYLPRLLPESFGEPPTVRHLLTYTSGLRAGDGLGSTPEESYATRFVTLTPERVVASAVAKGPEHPPGERQEYRNIHYTVLGLLIEAVTGESYADEAEARIFRPLGMRHTGFPAGPDPRVHGPHHRAYADIDGRTTDVTEWNMSDRWAAGDMISTTADLETFVVALFGGRVVSEELVDQMLTVPDLPRDPDATYGMAWERHTIGDRVVWGKTGSRPGCHTVVGATRDLSRTVVYSVTAKSAREDGYPLLARFALPAFED, encoded by the coding sequence ATGCGAAGGCGCACTCTCACCCGCACCGTCGTCCTCTCCGCCCTCTTGGGCTCCTTACTCCTGAGCCCGGCGGCCGTCGCGGCGAGCGCCCGCGCGGGCTCGGCGCCGTCCGCCTCGCCGACCGGCGCGGCTCGGTGGACGGGAGCGACCGATCCGGGCCCCGGCGTCGAGGCGTTGCGGCGGGCCCTGGCCGAGTTGCCCGACGACGACGTCTCGGCGGCGCTGATCCGGGTGGGCGGGGACGTCGAATGGCGGGGTACCGCGGGTGTCCGGGATCGGCGTACCGGAGCCCCCGCGCTCTCGCACGCCCGGTTCCGGGCCGGATCGACGACGAAGACCGTCACGGCGGCGCTCGTGCTGAGTCTGGTCGAGGAGGGGCGTATCGATCTCGACGCGCCGATCACCCGGTACCTCCCTCGGCTGCTGCCGGAGTCCTTCGGCGAACCGCCCACCGTGCGGCACCTGCTCACGTACACCAGCGGCCTGCGGGCGGGAGACGGCCTGGGCTCCACGCCCGAGGAGTCGTACGCGACGCGGTTCGTGACCCTCACCCCGGAGCGAGTGGTGGCGTCCGCCGTCGCGAAGGGCCCGGAGCACCCCCCGGGGGAGCGGCAGGAGTACAGGAACATCCACTACACCGTGCTCGGCCTGCTCATCGAGGCGGTCACCGGAGAGAGCTACGCGGACGAGGCCGAGGCGCGGATCTTCCGCCCTCTCGGGATGCGGCACACCGGGTTCCCGGCCGGCCCCGACCCCCGCGTCCACGGCCCCCACCACCGCGCCTACGCCGACATCGACGGGCGAACCACCGACGTCACCGAGTGGAACATGTCCGACCGCTGGGCGGCGGGCGACATGATCTCGACCACCGCCGACCTGGAGACGTTCGTCGTGGCCCTGTTCGGCGGTCGGGTGGTCTCCGAGGAGTTGGTGGACCAGATGCTGACCGTGCCCGACCTTCCCCGGGACCCCGACGCCACCTACGGCATGGCCTGGGAGCGGCACACGATCGGCGACCGGGTCGTCTGGGGCAAGACCGGTTCCCGGCCCGGTTGCCACACGGTCGTCGGAGCCACCCGCGACCTGTCCCGGACGGTGGTGTACTCGGTGACCGCCAAGAGCGCCCGGGAGGACGGCTATCCCCTGCTCGCCCGCTTCGCCCTTCCCGCCTTCGAGGACTGA
- a CDS encoding EamA family transporter produces the protein MEHPTPGAPAEDPSPRATAGRFGSLGPVGLVLAGGVSVQFGAALAVGLMPRAGALGVVTLRLTVAAVVLMLICRPRVRGHSRADWGTVVVFGVTLAGMNGLFYQAVERIPLGLAVTLEVLGPLALSVLASRRLVNLVWAGLALAGVFLLGGGDLGGLDPAGAAFALGAGAMWAGYIVFSARTGRRFPQADGLALAMAVGALLFLPLGVAEAGAKLLDPVTIALGAAVALLSSVLPYTLELLALRRLPAPTFAVMMSLEPAIAAAAGFLVLDQVLTAAQSAAIALVVVASMGAVRTQAALRRGERRA, from the coding sequence GTGGAGCACCCCACACCCGGTGCGCCGGCCGAAGATCCGTCGCCGAGGGCGACCGCCGGTCGGTTCGGTTCGCTCGGGCCGGTCGGACTGGTTCTCGCCGGCGGCGTGTCGGTGCAGTTCGGCGCGGCTCTCGCGGTGGGCCTCATGCCCAGGGCCGGCGCGCTCGGTGTCGTCACGCTGCGGCTGACGGTCGCCGCCGTCGTCCTGATGCTGATCTGTCGTCCTCGGGTGCGGGGTCACTCACGAGCCGACTGGGGGACGGTCGTCGTCTTCGGTGTCACCCTCGCCGGCATGAACGGCCTCTTCTACCAGGCCGTCGAGCGCATCCCCCTCGGTCTGGCGGTCACCCTGGAGGTGCTCGGCCCGCTCGCGCTCTCCGTCCTCGCCTCCCGCCGCCTCGTCAACCTGGTCTGGGCCGGTCTGGCGCTGGCCGGGGTGTTCCTCCTTGGCGGCGGCGACCTGGGTGGCCTGGACCCGGCCGGCGCGGCCTTCGCGCTGGGAGCGGGCGCGATGTGGGCCGGGTACATCGTCTTCAGCGCCCGCACCGGACGCCGGTTCCCCCAGGCGGACGGACTGGCCCTGGCCATGGCCGTGGGGGCCCTGCTGTTCCTGCCGCTGGGGGTGGCCGAGGCCGGCGCCAAGCTCCTCGATCCGGTGACGATCGCCCTCGGCGCCGCCGTCGCCCTGCTGTCCTCGGTGCTGCCGTACACGCTGGAACTGCTGGCGCTGCGTCGGCTGCCCGCCCCCACCTTCGCGGTCATGATGAGCCTGGAGCCGGCCATCGCCGCGGCGGCGGGCTTCCTCGTCCTGGACCAGGTCCTGACCGCCGCGCAGTCCGCCGCCATCGCGCTGGTCGTCGTGGCCAGCATGGGTGCGGTGCGGACGCAGGCGGCGCTCCGCCGCGGCGAGCGAAGGGCGTGA
- a CDS encoding SDR family NAD(P)-dependent oxidoreductase, translated as MDITRDEDIVAVVDRITADRGGVDVLVNNAGFGLYGAIGDTTADDARHQFEVNLFGPARPTRSVLPYMRERGSGRIVNVSSVGGRMYTPLGGWYHATKYALEGWSDCLRLDLAPFGLDVVVEPGLIETEFGDVMVELLLARSGSSAYAGMARWVADATRLNYEPGKGSPASVPAQVIVRALAARRPRTRYAVGKYARTLITLRGLLSDRAFDHVVTGAARS; from the coding sequence ATGGACATCACCCGCGACGAGGACATCGTGGCCGTCGTCGACCGGATCACCGCCGATCGCGGTGGCGTGGACGTGCTGGTCAACAACGCGGGGTTCGGACTCTACGGGGCGATCGGGGACACGACCGCCGACGACGCCCGGCACCAGTTCGAGGTCAACCTCTTCGGCCCGGCCCGGCCGACCCGGTCGGTGTTGCCGTACATGCGCGAACGGGGCTCCGGGCGGATCGTGAACGTGTCGTCGGTCGGCGGTCGGATGTACACGCCGCTCGGCGGCTGGTACCACGCGACCAAGTACGCGCTGGAGGGTTGGTCGGACTGCCTCCGGCTGGATTTGGCTCCCTTCGGCCTCGACGTCGTCGTCGAGCCGGGTCTGATCGAGACCGAGTTCGGCGACGTGATGGTGGAACTCCTGCTGGCTCGCTCCGGGTCGTCGGCGTACGCGGGCATGGCGCGGTGGGTGGCGGACGCCACTCGCCTCAACTACGAGCCCGGAAAAGGCAGTCCGGCCTCTGTCCCGGCCCAGGTGATCGTACGGGCTCTCGCGGCGCGTCGTCCCCGGACGCGGTACGCGGTGGGCAAGTACGCCCGAACGCTGATCACCCTCCGGGGGTTGCTGAGCGACCGCGCCTTCGACCACGTCGTCACCGGCGCCGCGAGGTCGTAG
- a CDS encoding TIGR03084 family metal-binding protein, translating into MSDPKPVIDDLREESEGLDALVAPLAPGRWRLDTPAPGWTVAHQIAHLAWTDRCALLAATDPDAFHGLVARAMAAPDTFVDSAAAEGAALPPAELLAGWRSGRAALETALLDAGSEARIPWYGPPMSATSMATARLMETWAHGLDVAEALGVTRTPTDRLRHVARIGVRARDYAFAAHGLKAPEAEIRVELVSPDGELWAYGPEGAAQRVAGTALDFCLLATRRAHRADLRLTAEGPDAERWLDVAQAFAGPPGPGRAAKGEAG; encoded by the coding sequence GTGTCCGACCCGAAGCCCGTGATCGACGACCTGCGCGAGGAGAGCGAGGGCCTGGACGCGCTGGTCGCCCCGCTCGCCCCCGGCCGGTGGCGGCTGGACACCCCGGCCCCCGGCTGGACCGTGGCCCACCAGATCGCCCACCTGGCGTGGACGGACCGCTGCGCGCTCTTGGCGGCGACCGATCCCGACGCCTTCCACGGGCTGGTCGCGCGGGCCATGGCCGCGCCCGACACCTTCGTGGACTCCGCCGCGGCGGAGGGAGCCGCGCTGCCCCCGGCCGAGCTGCTCGCGGGTTGGCGCTCCGGTCGCGCGGCCCTCGAGACCGCCCTGCTCGACGCGGGCTCCGAGGCGCGGATTCCCTGGTACGGGCCACCGATGTCGGCCACCTCCATGGCCACCGCGCGCCTCATGGAGACCTGGGCGCACGGCTTGGATGTGGCCGAGGCGTTGGGGGTGACCCGTACGCCCACGGACCGCCTGCGGCATGTCGCCCGGATCGGGGTCCGCGCCCGCGACTACGCCTTCGCCGCCCATGGGCTGAAGGCCCCCGAGGCGGAGATTCGAGTCGAACTGGTCTCTCCCGACGGGGAGTTGTGGGCCTACGGGCCCGAGGGTGCCGCGCAGCGCGTCGCCGGCACCGCGCTCGACTTCTGCCTGCTGGCCACTCGTCGGGCGCATCGGGCCGATCTGCGCCTCACGGCCGAAGGACCCGACGCCGAGCGCTGGTTGGACGTCGCCCAGGCGTTCGCCGGGCCCCCGGGTCCGGGCCGTGCGGCCAAGGGGGAAGCCGGGTGA
- a CDS encoding acyclic terpene utilization AtuA family protein, translating to MREMLTGGPLDVLTGDYLAELTMLILGRDRLKDPAAGYARTFLRQLEECLGLARDRGVRVVANAGGLNPAGLADAVRALAERLGVPTRVAHVEGDDLRERYPDSLAAHAYLGGFGIAACLEAGADVVVTGRVTDAALVTGPAAAHFGWTPSDHDRLAGAVVAGHVLECGAQATGGNYAFFGEGDVRRPGFPVAEVYADGSSVVGKHDGTGGFVDIGTVTAQLLYETAGARYAGPDVTARLDTVRLERVGVDRVRISGVRGEPPPPTLKVGRNRLGGFRNEVVFVLTGLDIEAKADLVRRQMTHALAESTPADIRWELARTDHPDAPTQETAGALLRLVVRDAEERVVGRAPGTAAVELALSSFPGFHVLAPPGKGTPYGVFEADHVPQESVEQVAVLPDGTRITVPAPGGTAALQDVPEPPLPEPPPPGPRRRAPLGLVAGARSGDKGPDANVGVWARTDPAWRWLAHTLTVDRFRTLLPETEGLRVVRHVLPRLRALNFVVEGLLGEGVASRARFDPQAKALGEWLRSRHLDIPEDLL from the coding sequence ATGCGCGAGATGCTGACCGGCGGCCCGCTGGACGTCCTCACCGGCGACTACCTGGCCGAGCTGACGATGCTGATCCTCGGACGCGACCGGCTCAAGGACCCCGCCGCCGGGTACGCGCGCACCTTCCTGCGCCAGTTGGAGGAGTGCCTGGGCCTCGCGCGCGACCGGGGCGTGCGGGTGGTCGCCAACGCGGGCGGGCTCAACCCCGCCGGACTCGCCGACGCCGTACGGGCCTTGGCGGAGCGCCTCGGCGTCCCGACCCGCGTCGCCCACGTCGAGGGCGACGATCTGCGGGAGCGGTACCCCGACAGCCTCGCCGCCCACGCCTACCTGGGCGGTTTCGGCATCGCGGCGTGCCTGGAGGCCGGCGCCGACGTTGTGGTCACGGGGAGGGTCACCGACGCGGCCCTGGTGACCGGGCCGGCCGCCGCGCACTTCGGCTGGACGCCGAGCGACCACGACCGACTCGCCGGGGCGGTGGTCGCCGGGCACGTGCTGGAGTGCGGGGCCCAGGCCACCGGGGGCAATTACGCCTTCTTCGGCGAGGGGGACGTGCGGCGCCCCGGTTTCCCCGTCGCCGAGGTGTACGCCGACGGAAGCAGCGTCGTCGGCAAGCACGACGGCACCGGCGGCTTCGTCGACATCGGTACCGTGACCGCCCAACTGCTCTACGAGACCGCCGGAGCGCGCTACGCCGGCCCCGACGTCACCGCTCGTCTCGACACCGTGCGCCTGGAGCGGGTCGGCGTCGACCGGGTCCGGATCAGCGGGGTGCGGGGCGAACCGCCGCCGCCCACGCTGAAGGTGGGGCGCAACCGTCTGGGCGGCTTCCGCAACGAGGTCGTCTTCGTGCTCACCGGCCTCGACATCGAGGCCAAGGCGGACCTGGTGAGACGGCAGATGACGCACGCGCTGGCCGAGTCGACGCCGGCGGACATCCGTTGGGAGCTGGCGCGCACCGACCACCCTGACGCGCCCACCCAGGAGACGGCCGGTGCCCTGCTCCGGTTGGTGGTCCGTGACGCCGAGGAGCGGGTCGTCGGCCGGGCGCCGGGGACGGCCGCGGTGGAGTTGGCGCTGTCGAGCTTTCCCGGCTTCCACGTCCTGGCTCCGCCCGGGAAGGGAACCCCGTACGGGGTCTTCGAGGCCGACCACGTGCCCCAGGAGTCCGTCGAGCAGGTGGCGGTCCTGCCCGACGGCACCCGGATCACGGTGCCCGCGCCCGGCGGGACCGCCGCGCTCCAGGACGTGCCCGAGCCGCCGCTCCCCGAGCCGCCCCCGCCGGGACCGAGGCGGCGGGCGCCCCTCGGCCTGGTCGCGGGGGCCCGCAGCGGGGACAAGGGGCCGGACGCCAACGTGGGGGTCTGGGCCCGCACGGACCCGGCCTGGCGGTGGTTGGCGCACACGCTGACCGTCGACCGCTTCCGGACGCTGCTCCCCGAGACCGAGGGGCTGCGCGTCGTCCGGCACGTCCTGCCCCGTCTGCGCGCGCTGAACTTCGTCGTCGAGGGGCTCCTCGGCGAGGGCGTCGCCTCGCGGGCTCGCTTCGACCCGCAGGCCAAGGCGCTCGGTGAGTGGCTGCGCTCCCGTCACCTGGACATCCCGGAGGACCTGCTGTGA
- a CDS encoding ATP-binding cassette domain-containing protein — MTTSHPRFPAPASIAVAGLRYDLPDGTPVFEGLQVAFGPGRTGLIGLNGSGKSTLLKLIAGELTPAAGTIGVSGRVGYLPQNVTLDTSLRVDEALGIAGTRRALHAIEEGDPREENFATVGDDWDIEERATATLGELGLDHIGLDRTIGEVSGGEAVLMRLAALLLARPDVLLLDEPTNNLDLHARRRLHAAVEGWSKVLVLVSHDRELLERVDRIADLRGGEIVGYGGGFSAYQEALAAEQEAAERMVRAAESDLRKEKRELAEAHVKLARRKRYGQKMWDTKREPKVVMGERKRQAQVSAGKHRVTHEERLAEARERLDEAVEAVRDDDEIRVDLPDTALPRGRTVLTLRDLELAYGARVNGEFRMRGPERVALVGRNGAGKTTLLRTITGELAPVAGEATAHVPLRFLPQRLDVLDEEASVAENVARFAPDATPNLIRSRLARFLFRGAKADQRAGTLSGGERFRAALAALMLAEPAPQLLMLDEPTNNLDLAGVRRLTTALASYEGALIVAGHDLTFLESIGITRWILLDGELRETNAEEVRAGR; from the coding sequence ATGACCACCTCTCACCCCCGTTTCCCCGCACCCGCCTCGATCGCCGTGGCGGGACTGCGCTACGACCTGCCGGACGGCACACCCGTGTTCGAGGGGCTCCAGGTCGCCTTCGGCCCCGGCCGCACCGGGCTCATCGGTCTCAACGGCTCGGGGAAGTCGACCCTGCTGAAGCTGATCGCCGGGGAGCTGACCCCGGCCGCCGGCACGATCGGGGTGTCCGGTCGGGTCGGGTACCTGCCGCAGAACGTCACCCTGGACACCTCCCTGCGCGTCGACGAGGCACTGGGCATCGCCGGAACCCGCCGCGCGCTGCACGCCATCGAGGAAGGAGACCCCCGTGAGGAGAACTTCGCGACGGTCGGCGACGACTGGGACATCGAGGAGCGCGCCACGGCGACGCTCGGCGAACTCGGCCTCGACCACATCGGACTCGACCGCACCATCGGCGAGGTCTCCGGTGGCGAGGCCGTCCTGATGCGCCTCGCCGCCCTGCTGCTGGCCCGCCCCGACGTACTGCTCCTGGACGAACCCACCAACAACCTCGACCTGCACGCACGTCGCCGTCTCCACGCGGCGGTGGAAGGCTGGTCCAAGGTGCTGGTCCTCGTCAGCCACGACCGTGAACTCCTGGAACGGGTCGATCGGATCGCCGATCTGCGCGGCGGCGAGATCGTCGGCTACGGCGGCGGCTTCTCCGCCTACCAGGAGGCGCTGGCCGCCGAGCAGGAGGCCGCCGAGCGCATGGTGCGCGCGGCCGAGTCCGACCTGAGGAAAGAGAAGCGCGAACTGGCCGAAGCCCATGTGAAGCTGGCCCGCCGCAAGCGGTACGGGCAGAAGATGTGGGACACCAAGCGCGAGCCCAAGGTCGTCATGGGCGAGCGCAAACGGCAGGCCCAGGTCTCGGCCGGCAAGCACCGCGTCACGCACGAGGAGAGACTCGCCGAGGCCAGGGAGCGGCTCGACGAGGCCGTGGAGGCCGTACGCGACGACGACGAGATCCGCGTCGACCTGCCCGACACCGCGCTCCCTCGGGGCCGCACCGTGCTCACCCTGCGCGACCTGGAACTCGCTTACGGGGCCCGGGTGAACGGCGAGTTCCGGATGCGCGGCCCCGAGCGGGTCGCGCTGGTCGGACGCAACGGCGCCGGCAAGACCACGCTGCTGCGCACGATCACCGGGGAACTCGCCCCGGTGGCGGGCGAGGCGACCGCCCATGTGCCGCTGCGTTTCCTGCCCCAACGGCTGGACGTGCTCGACGAGGAGGCGAGCGTCGCCGAGAACGTGGCCCGGTTCGCGCCGGACGCCACACCCAACCTGATTCGCTCGCGGCTGGCGCGCTTCCTCTTCCGAGGCGCCAAGGCGGACCAGCGGGCCGGGACACTGTCCGGTGGCGAACGCTTCCGCGCCGCCCTGGCCGCGCTGATGCTGGCCGAGCCCGCACCGCAACTGCTGATGCTGGACGAGCCGACGAACAACCTCGACCTGGCGGGGGTCCGCCGGCTCACCACCGCCCTGGCCTCCTACGAAGGGGCCCTGATCGTGGCCGGCCACGACCTGACCTTCCTGGAATCGATCGGCATCACCCGCTGGATCCTGCTGGACGGGGAGCTGCGCGAGACCAACGCCGAGGAGGTGCGAGCCGGCCGGTGA
- a CDS encoding carboxyl transferase domain-containing protein: MTVLSSTLRTTEPEYRANREAMLARLDALAAEHAKALAGGGEKYVRRHRERDKLPVRERVEALLDPDTPFLELSPLAAWGSDYPVGASLVTGIGVVSGVECLITANDPTVRGGASNPWSLRKALRAHEIAAANRLPLVSLVESGGADLPSQKEIFIPGGGVFRDLTRLSAAGIPTVAVVFGNSTAGGAYVPGMSDHVIMVEGRAKVFLGGPPLVKMATGEESDDESLGGAAMHARTSGLADHLAVDEWDALRRARRVVARLGHRKAHPDPPPAEPPKYDPEELLGIVPEDLRTPFDPREVIARLVDASDFDEFKPLYGSSLTTGWASLHGYPLGVLANARGVLFGEESQKAAQFIQLANQRDIPLLFLHNTTGYMVGKEYEQSGIVKHGAMMINAVANSRVPHLSVLVGASYGAGHYGMCGRAFEPRFLFAWPSAKSAVMGPQQLAGVLSIVARQSAAAKGRPYDEEGDAALRAMVEQQIESESLPMFLSGRLYDDGVIDPRDTRTVLGLCLSAIHTAPYEGARGGFGVFRM, translated from the coding sequence GTGACCGTCCTGTCCTCGACTCTGAGAACGACGGAGCCCGAGTACCGGGCCAACCGCGAGGCCATGCTGGCGCGGCTCGACGCGCTGGCCGCCGAGCACGCCAAGGCGCTGGCGGGCGGCGGCGAGAAGTACGTTCGACGGCACCGGGAGCGGGACAAGCTGCCGGTCCGAGAGAGGGTCGAGGCGCTTCTCGACCCGGACACCCCCTTCCTTGAGCTGTCACCCCTGGCCGCGTGGGGAAGCGACTACCCGGTCGGCGCCTCCCTCGTGACCGGCATCGGAGTGGTGTCCGGAGTCGAGTGCCTGATCACCGCGAACGACCCGACCGTGCGCGGCGGTGCCAGCAACCCGTGGTCGCTGCGGAAGGCGCTGCGGGCCCACGAGATCGCGGCGGCCAACCGGCTGCCCCTGGTCAGCCTCGTGGAGTCGGGCGGCGCCGACCTGCCGTCCCAGAAGGAGATCTTCATCCCCGGCGGCGGCGTCTTCCGCGACCTGACCAGGCTCTCGGCGGCGGGCATACCGACCGTGGCCGTGGTCTTCGGCAACTCCACCGCCGGGGGCGCCTACGTCCCCGGGATGTCGGACCACGTGATCATGGTGGAGGGGCGGGCCAAGGTGTTCCTCGGCGGCCCCCCGTTGGTGAAGATGGCCACCGGCGAGGAGAGCGACGACGAGTCGCTCGGCGGCGCGGCCATGCACGCCCGCACCTCGGGCCTGGCCGACCACCTCGCCGTCGACGAGTGGGACGCGCTGCGCCGGGCACGGCGTGTGGTCGCGCGCCTCGGCCATCGCAAGGCCCACCCGGACCCGCCGCCCGCCGAGCCTCCGAAGTACGACCCGGAGGAGCTGTTGGGGATCGTGCCGGAGGACCTGCGGACGCCCTTCGACCCGCGCGAGGTGATCGCCCGGCTCGTCGACGCCTCCGACTTCGACGAGTTCAAGCCGCTGTACGGGTCGAGCCTGACGACCGGTTGGGCGAGCCTGCACGGGTACCCGCTCGGCGTCCTCGCCAACGCGCGAGGGGTGTTGTTCGGCGAGGAGTCGCAGAAGGCCGCGCAGTTCATCCAGCTCGCCAACCAGCGGGACATCCCGCTGCTCTTCCTGCACAACACCACCGGCTACATGGTGGGCAAGGAGTACGAGCAGAGCGGCATCGTCAAGCACGGCGCCATGATGATCAACGCAGTCGCCAACTCGCGCGTCCCACACCTGTCCGTCCTCGTGGGCGCCTCCTACGGCGCGGGGCACTACGGCATGTGCGGGCGGGCCTTCGAACCGCGCTTCCTGTTCGCGTGGCCCAGCGCCAAGTCGGCCGTCATGGGGCCGCAGCAACTGGCCGGTGTGTTGTCGATCGTCGCCCGCCAGTCCGCCGCCGCGAAGGGCCGGCCCTACGACGAGGAGGGCGACGCGGCGCTGCGCGCCATGGTGGAGCAGCAGATCGAGTCCGAGTCGCTGCCGATGTTCCTCTCGGGCCGGCTCTACGACGACGGCGTCATCGACCCCCGCGACACCCGCACCGTGCTCGGTCTCTGCCTGTCCGCGATCCACACCGCGCCCTACGAGGGGGCCCGGGGCGGTTTCGGCGTCTTCCGGATGTGA